DNA sequence from the Anaeromicrobium sediminis genome:
ACTTATTAAAGGACAGATGGATAAGCTTAAAATATGAGTTCATAGGGATTTTAAGAAACATAAAGTGGGGGCGATATTTTGTGGCAATTGAAAAGATTCATAAGGTATCAAATATAGGTGATGCTATAACTCTATTGGAAAAGTATAAAGAAAAGGCAGAACTTTTAGCAGGTGGTACAGATCTATTAGTTCACCTTAGAGAAGAAAAAAACAGAGGAAGCATAATTATAGATATTTCTAATATTAGGGAAATGAAAAAAATAGAGATTAAAGAAAAGGAAATAGTATTAGGGGCTTTAACTACTTTTTCAGAGATAGTCCAAAATGATTATATAAAAGAGAATGTTACAGGCCTTTGGAAGGCGGCAAAGTCAGTGGGATCACCTCAAATAAGAAATATGGGCACCATTGGAGGGAATATTGGCAATGCTTCACCAGCAGCAGATACTGTTCCGCCATTATTAGCATTAGATGCTACTTTGAGGGTGATGAGTAATGATGGAGAAAGAAGTATAAAACTTTGTGAGTTCTATGGAGATAAAGGGGAAACTGCATTAAAACCCAATGAAATGATAATTAGCGTAGGATTCTCTCATCTTAAAAATAGGAGGGAACATATTGGGTTTGAAAAACTTGGAGTAAGAAATGCTTTGGCCATATCAAAAATCAGCTGTGCTGTTTATTTAGAAGTTCAAGATAAATCAATAAATAATATTAGAATTGCTTCGGGAGCATTAGGAGGCTATCCTATTAGGGAATATATTGTTGAAGAT
Encoded proteins:
- a CDS encoding FAD binding domain-containing protein; this encodes MAIEKIHKVSNIGDAITLLEKYKEKAELLAGGTDLLVHLREEKNRGSIIIDISNIREMKKIEIKEKEIVLGALTTFSEIVQNDYIKENVTGLWKAAKSVGSPQIRNMGTIGGNIGNASPAADTVPPLLALDATLRVMSNDGERSIKLCEFYGDKGETALKPNEMIISVGFSHLKNRREHIGFEKLGVRNALAISKISCAVYLEVQDKSINNIRIASGALGGYPIREYIVEDFIKGKVLSDEFIEVAAMKYSEALEKRLSGRNSWPYKKEASKGVFKKAIYSLVNSYDPNNS